A single Montipora foliosa isolate CH-2021 chromosome 7, ASM3666993v2, whole genome shotgun sequence DNA region contains:
- the LOC138010850 gene encoding HMG box-containing protein 1-like yields MPSSKWRCFISGTRVKFPDEDGRNWRTVDDTETEEVSDDMFQDGLRVDDVQRINLNFDENSDEFIVTFKSCNKEQSRLQVEITADYPFFLKDKDCWASLNPAVTELSYGLRCQTLQRSDVCLFPYDPDVVTYCRASDENSSEFTDMSMAALTLSSMAKDKEEHSHRRTKLLSKSHCPSSRLKRNGVHQFSKRPMNAFMLFAKKFRLEITQAHPGKDNRAISVILGDKWKAMKQEERKEYVIQAKILADEHKRINPDCWKRKRTSQGSSKISYRRP; encoded by the exons ATGCCATCGAGCAAGTGGCGCTGCTTTATTTCCGGGACGAGGGTCAAATTCCCGGATGAAGACGGAAGAAATTGGAGGACAGTGGACGACACTGAAACTGAGGAAGTCTCGGACGACATGTTTCAAGATGGACTTCGAGTGGATGATGTCCAGCGGATTAATCTCAATTTTGATGAAAACAGC GATGAGTTCATTGTGACTTTCAAATCCTGTAATAAGGAGCAGAGCAGACTACAAGTCGAAATTACCGCTGACTACCCgttctttttaaaagacaaagaCTGTTGGGCCTCGCTCAACCCGGCTGTTACTGAACTGAGTTATGGGTTAAGATGTCAGACACTGCAAAGGAGTGACGTTTGTTTGTTTCCATATGATCCGGATGTTGTGACGTACTGCAGGGCTAGCGACGAAAACTC GTCAGAATTCACTGATATGTCGATGGCAGCGCTTACCCTGAGCAGCATGGCCAAG GATAAAGAAGAACACAGTCACAGGCGCACCAAACTCCTGTCCAAGTCCCACTGCCCCTCAAGTCGCCTGAAGAGAAATGGAGTCCATCAATTCAGCAAGAGGCCCATGAATGCATTCATGCTGTTCGCCAAGAAGTTTCGACTTGAAATTACGCAGGCCCACCCCGGTAAAGACAACAG GGCAATTAGTGTCATTCTTGGAGATAAATGGAAAGCCATGAAGCAGGAAGAGAGAAAAGAGTATGTTATTCAGGCTAAGATCCTGGCGGATGAGCACAAGAGGATCAATCCAGACTgctggaaaagaaaaaggacttCTCAA